From Culicoidibacter larvae, a single genomic window includes:
- a CDS encoding uracil-DNA glycosylase — translation MNSWNEFLEQEKKQDYFVELMNKVDEARKTAMVYPPEDELFSCFELCPLDQVKVVIIGQDPYHGAGQAHGLSFSVKPGVKIPPSLRNIYKELKSDLDIDAPNHGYLVSWAKQGVLMMNTSWSVEEGKAGSHKKFGWTTFTDHALAELNKSEQPIVFILWGNHAIAAAKGIDNPKHTLLKGVHPSPLAANGGFFGSKPFSQVNAILEANGRGAIDWQLEDL, via the coding sequence ATGAATAGTTGGAATGAATTTTTGGAGCAAGAAAAAAAACAGGATTACTTTGTTGAGTTGATGAATAAAGTTGATGAGGCGCGGAAAACAGCAATGGTTTATCCGCCGGAGGATGAGCTATTTTCGTGCTTTGAATTGTGTCCGCTCGATCAGGTAAAAGTTGTTATTATCGGTCAGGATCCATATCATGGTGCCGGGCAGGCGCATGGCTTAAGTTTTTCAGTAAAGCCTGGAGTTAAGATTCCCCCGAGTTTGCGTAATATTTATAAAGAGTTGAAAAGCGATTTGGATATTGATGCACCAAATCATGGCTATCTTGTTTCGTGGGCGAAGCAAGGGGTATTGATGATGAATACCAGTTGGAGTGTTGAAGAAGGGAAGGCCGGCAGCCATAAGAAGTTTGGCTGGACAACCTTTACTGACCATGCCTTGGCAGAACTCAATAAATCAGAGCAGCCAATTGTATTTATTCTCTGGGGCAATCATGCGATTGCTGCTGCTAAAGGGATTGATAATCCTAAGCACACTTTACTAAAAGGTGTACACCCATCACCGCTTGCAGCCAATGGTGGATTTTTTGGCAGCAAGCCATTTTCTCAAGTAAATGCAATTTTGGAAGCTAATGGTCGCGGAGCAATTGATTGGCAGCTTGAAGATTTATAA
- a CDS encoding 1-deoxy-D-xylulose-5-phosphate synthase, with protein sequence MTENILSQVSTPTDVKSLSVGELERLAEEIRQLVLTKVSKHGGHLGPNLASVEFTLAFHYVFDSPRDKIVWDVSHQSYPHKIVTGRKHGFIDEENYDSVTGYSNQHESEHDFFTVGHTSTSVSLATGLAKARDLNGAGGNVIAVIGDGSLSGGMAFEGLNNGAVLGSNLIVLVNDNEMSIAENQGGLYKNLRLLRETNGTAEENMFKAIGFDYRYVEAGNDMATMIAAFEAIKDIDHPIVLHVHTEKGHGYEPATTNKEAFHWHSPFDLATGKSPAGSGTPSYASVMMDYLEAKVQQDDRVVAINAAIPGALGLGGFRSKHPDKYFDVGIAEAHSIAFASAMASQGMKPIVFHSSTFIQRTYDQISHDLCINNNPAVIVIKGATISGSDVTHLGVFDIAMMSNIPNLVYLAPTSQEELTAMMEWALAQDQHPVAVRLPEQAVINRPQTQFDFSLNTYEQLHAGSKVAIIGLGSFLSLGEKVQESLNAKGIDATLINPRFITGIDKDMLNQLKANHDVVITLEDGILDGGFGEKISRYYGADSMKVLNYGAIKEFTDSVPKAELYRRYRLEPELIVADILALLK encoded by the coding sequence ATGACAGAAAATATTTTATCTCAAGTAAGTACACCAACAGATGTAAAGTCGTTGAGTGTTGGGGAATTAGAACGTTTAGCCGAGGAAATTCGCCAGTTAGTTTTAACTAAAGTAAGTAAGCACGGTGGTCATTTGGGTCCAAACTTAGCTTCAGTTGAGTTTACCTTAGCATTTCATTATGTATTTGATTCGCCGCGCGATAAGATTGTTTGGGATGTTTCGCACCAATCTTATCCGCATAAGATTGTAACCGGCCGGAAACATGGTTTTATTGATGAGGAAAATTATGATAGCGTAACCGGGTATAGCAACCAGCATGAAAGTGAACATGACTTTTTCACTGTTGGCCATACGTCTACCTCAGTAAGCTTAGCAACTGGATTAGCAAAAGCTCGTGATTTGAATGGTGCCGGAGGAAATGTTATTGCAGTTATTGGTGATGGCTCACTAAGCGGCGGTATGGCATTTGAGGGGCTTAATAATGGTGCGGTTTTAGGTTCGAACTTGATTGTATTAGTGAATGACAATGAGATGTCAATTGCTGAAAACCAGGGCGGTCTTTATAAAAATTTGCGCTTATTACGTGAAACCAATGGAACTGCCGAAGAAAACATGTTTAAAGCAATCGGCTTTGATTATCGTTATGTAGAAGCAGGAAATGATATGGCGACAATGATTGCTGCTTTTGAAGCAATTAAAGATATCGATCACCCAATTGTTTTACATGTGCATACTGAAAAAGGTCACGGCTATGAGCCGGCAACGACTAATAAAGAAGCCTTCCACTGGCATTCGCCATTCGACCTGGCGACCGGCAAGTCGCCGGCCGGCAGTGGTACGCCATCATACGCATCAGTAATGATGGACTACCTTGAAGCCAAAGTGCAACAAGACGACCGTGTTGTTGCCATCAACGCGGCCATTCCTGGCGCGCTTGGTCTTGGCGGCTTCCGCAGCAAGCACCCCGACAAGTACTTCGACGTCGGGATTGCTGAGGCCCATTCCATCGCATTCGCTTCGGCAATGGCCTCACAAGGAATGAAACCAATTGTATTTCATTCCAGCACATTCATTCAAAGAACGTATGACCAAATATCACATGACTTATGTATCAACAATAATCCGGCAGTCATCGTCATAAAAGGCGCGACCATTTCCGGCAGTGATGTGACTCACCTGGGCGTATTTGATATCGCAATGATGAGCAATATTCCTAACTTGGTATATTTGGCGCCAACGAGTCAAGAAGAACTAACCGCAATGATGGAGTGGGCGCTCGCTCAAGACCAGCATCCGGTGGCGGTGCGCTTGCCCGAACAGGCAGTAATCAACCGTCCGCAAACACAATTTGACTTCAGTCTGAATACCTATGAACAACTGCATGCCGGCAGCAAGGTAGCGATAATTGGACTTGGCAGCTTTTTATCTTTAGGGGAAAAAGTTCAAGAGTCACTCAATGCCAAAGGCATTGACGCAACGCTCATTAATCCGCGATTTATTACCGGTATTGATAAAGATATGCTGAATCAACTGAAAGCGAATCATGATGTAGTTATTACCCTTGAAGACGGCATTTTGGATGGTGGTTTTGGTGAAAAAATCAGCCGCTACTATGGTGCAGATAGCATGAAGGTACTGAATTATGGTGCTATCAAGGAATTTACCGACAGTGTTCCAAAAGCAGAATTATACCGCAGATATCGTCTTGAACCAGAACTTATTGTGGCAGATATTCTTGCTTTACTGAAATAA
- a CDS encoding response regulator transcription factor produces the protein MKKTILIVDDDLEIMNLIELYLGDEYQVVKYPEGLPALRYIETHQVHLAVLDVMLPDIDGFSLCQKIREQYFFPIIMLTAKIEDFDRINGLMLGADDYMTKPFNPLELVARIKSQLRRMNQYNINAVNEELYLDGLLINKSTHTCSIDDKPLNLTPLEFDILWYLASNAGEVISSEDLFEAVWKEKYLDNNNTVMTHISRIRDKIGEVASYKKIIQTVWGVGYKIEK, from the coding sequence ATGAAAAAAACGATTCTGATTGTTGATGATGATTTGGAAATTATGAATCTCATTGAACTTTATCTTGGCGATGAATATCAAGTAGTTAAATATCCTGAAGGTCTGCCGGCGCTGCGTTACATTGAGACTCATCAAGTTCACCTTGCGGTTCTTGATGTTATGTTGCCTGACATTGACGGCTTTTCGCTTTGTCAAAAAATTCGTGAGCAGTATTTCTTTCCAATTATTATGTTAACTGCCAAAATTGAAGATTTTGATCGTATTAATGGCTTGATGCTTGGTGCTGATGACTATATGACTAAGCCATTTAATCCATTAGAACTCGTAGCACGAATTAAGTCACAGCTGCGACGCATGAATCAGTATAATATCAATGCTGTGAATGAAGAGCTTTATCTTGATGGCTTGCTGATTAATAAGAGCACCCATACATGCAGCATTGATGATAAGCCATTGAATCTGACACCGCTGGAATTTGATATTCTTTGGTATTTGGCATCCAATGCCGGCGAAGTTATTTCTTCGGAAGATTTATTTGAGGCGGTTTGGAAAGAAAAATATTTAGATAACAATAACACCGTGATGACCCACATTTCGCGTATTCGCGATAAAATCGGTGAAGTGGCGTCATATAAGAAAATAATTCAAACCGTGTGGGGAGTTGGCTATAAAATTGAAAAATAA
- a CDS encoding sensor histidine kinase produces the protein MKNKDKKHIIRQIFRKLLLQYLLTIFAFIVLLFIMIFIASLMITSRTWYDIDVIYLILRTIADNLGFFVWLTIAGGIIIISIIFIYRAVKYIESIFWFVEETAEGKPASALPSELYQFEDYLTPKLQPQIIVDNDENFKNASTIIYLAHDLKTPLTSILGYLTLLKDEPDLPEKSRASYVDIIMRKALRLEELINEFFEMTILNMSEVKLEYTNVNLERMFEQILFESEPLLTEKKLQSNIAIDTSIQFTCDNNKMERVFTNLLNNAISYSYPDSTITIDATETPNSLEINFTNHCPTIPADDLEKIFDPFYRLDYSRSSRTGKSGIGLSIVKKLVVLHNGTIEASSENDIVTFKLRFPK, from the coding sequence TTGAAAAATAAAGATAAAAAACATATTATCAGACAAATATTCCGCAAATTATTATTGCAATACTTACTGACAATTTTTGCCTTTATCGTATTATTATTTATTATGATTTTTATTGCCAGTCTCATGATTACCAGCAGAACTTGGTATGATATTGATGTCATCTATTTAATCTTACGCACGATCGCTGATAACCTTGGCTTCTTTGTCTGGCTGACAATTGCTGGTGGCATCATTATTATTTCAATCATATTTATCTATCGTGCGGTTAAATATATTGAGAGCATCTTTTGGTTTGTCGAGGAAACTGCGGAAGGCAAGCCGGCGAGTGCTTTACCTTCCGAACTCTATCAATTTGAAGACTATCTGACACCAAAACTACAACCACAAATAATTGTCGATAATGATGAAAACTTCAAAAATGCCAGTACCATTATTTACTTGGCACATGATTTAAAAACACCACTAACTTCAATTTTAGGCTACTTAACCTTATTGAAGGATGAACCGGATTTACCGGAAAAGTCACGAGCAAGCTATGTAGATATTATTATGCGTAAAGCTTTGCGTCTGGAAGAATTAATTAACGAATTCTTCGAGATGACCATCCTCAATATGAGTGAAGTCAAACTGGAGTATACTAATGTTAATTTGGAGCGCATGTTTGAACAAATTCTTTTTGAATCTGAACCTTTACTGACCGAAAAGAAATTACAATCAAACATTGCTATTGATACCTCTATCCAATTTACTTGTGACAATAATAAAATGGAACGAGTATTCACTAATTTATTGAACAATGCTATCAGTTACAGTTACCCAGATTCAACAATCACTATTGATGCTACCGAAACACCAAATAGTCTGGAAATAAACTTTACTAATCACTGTCCAACTATTCCTGCTGATGATCTTGAAAAGATCTTTGACCCTTTCTATCGCCTTGATTACTCTCGCTCAAGCCGAACCGGTAAATCCGGCATTGGTTTGTCGATTGTTAAAAAGCTTGTTGTGCTACACAATGGTACGATTGAAGCCAGCAGTGAAAATGATATTGTTACTTTCAAGTTACGTTTTCCTAAATAA